In a genomic window of Sulfurimonas denitrificans DSM 1251:
- a CDS encoding methylated-DNA--[protein]-cysteine S-methyltransferase, producing the protein MIKDSRIVSTPIGYMLAVASESALLYLDFIDEKVETQNSNNPILLKLEQELRDYFVKKLRTFSIPLSPSGTAFQRAVWDTLLKIPYGLTLSYADEAKLFGNPKATRAVANANGKNPISILIPCHRVISSDGSIGGYSGGGIWRKEFLLSLEGVEK; encoded by the coding sequence TTGATAAAAGATAGTCGTATTGTCTCTACTCCAATTGGTTACATGTTAGCAGTTGCAAGTGAGAGCGCTTTGCTCTATCTTGATTTTATTGATGAAAAAGTAGAGACACAAAACTCAAACAATCCAATTTTACTTAAGCTAGAGCAAGAACTAAGAGACTATTTTGTTAAAAAATTGCGAACCTTTAGCATACCGCTCTCTCCTAGTGGAACAGCGTTTCAAAGAGCTGTTTGGGATACACTTTTAAAAATTCCATATGGTTTAACTCTCTCTTATGCTGATGAAGCAAAACTATTTGGCAATCCAAAAGCAACAAGAGCAGTTGCAAATGCAAATGGCAAAAATCCAATCTCTATTTTAATCCCATGTCATCGTGTTATATCTTCAGATGGCTCAATTGGTGGATATAGCGGCGGCGGAATCTGGAGAAAAGAGTTTCTACTCTCTCTTGAGGGAGTAGAAAAATAG
- the sppA gene encoding signal peptide peptidase SppA: MQFIKKLFSPILFTMKFIQEHFKAMIFVLILFLIFAPQSKEDLKPNNLEQINLVGPIMEVSEVLKQIDDAAANHFVKGILLNVDSPGGAVAPSIEIAYAIKRARESKPVIVYASGTIASGSYYASIWADEIIANPGSMVGSIGVIMQGADVSELMSKIGIKSQSVQAGKYKKVGASDREWTEYEKNELNKVIQGTYELFTKDVADARGLDINKRDFYANAHIFTASQAKEVGLVDTLGVSFDAKKRLIELSGVTTPQWNEENRFDKFMKKISTQTAITLHTYFPTLSLR, from the coding sequence ATGCAATTTATAAAAAAACTGTTCTCTCCAATACTCTTTACAATGAAGTTTATTCAAGAACATTTCAAGGCTATGATTTTTGTGCTTATACTCTTTTTAATATTTGCTCCTCAAAGCAAAGAGGATTTAAAACCAAACAATCTTGAACAGATAAATCTAGTAGGTCCTATTATGGAAGTCTCAGAAGTTCTAAAACAGATAGATGATGCTGCTGCAAATCATTTTGTAAAAGGAATTTTGTTAAATGTTGACTCTCCCGGTGGAGCAGTTGCACCATCTATTGAGATAGCATACGCAATAAAGCGTGCAAGAGAGAGCAAGCCAGTTATTGTTTATGCAAGTGGGACGATTGCAAGTGGAAGTTACTACGCTAGTATCTGGGCAGATGAGATAATCGCAAATCCTGGTTCTATGGTTGGAAGCATTGGAGTTATAATGCAAGGTGCTGATGTTAGTGAACTTATGAGCAAAATAGGCATAAAATCACAAAGTGTGCAAGCAGGAAAATACAAAAAAGTAGGTGCAAGTGATAGAGAGTGGACAGAGTATGAAAAAAATGAGTTAAACAAAGTTATTCAAGGAACTTATGAGCTTTTTACCAAAGACGTTGCAGATGCTAGAGGTCTTGATATAAATAAGAGAGATTTTTATGCAAATGCACATATATTTACTGCTAGCCAAGCCAAGGAAGTCGGTCTTGTGGACACTCTTGGAGTCTCATTTGATGCGAAAAAAAGGTTGATAGAATTAAGCGGAGTAACTACTCCACAATGGAATGAGGAGAACAGATTTGATAAATTTATGAAAAAGATTTCTACTCAAACTGCGATTACTCTTCATACTTACTTCCCAACTTTATCGCTAAGATAA
- the mqnF gene encoding aminofutalosine deaminase family hydrolase → MQIITPEYILTPQNLLRNFSVAFDKTIHKIAPLEELKILFPDAKIIKLQKNSLLMPGLINAHVHVEFSANKTELSYGDFIPWLYSVLENRETLIEGCKKGCMREAISCMLESGITTFGAISSHGMDLDVCADAKQNVVFFNELIGSQATMADALFADFLARLDASKSVNREGFYPAIAIHSPYSVHPILIKKALQIVKNENLKLTAHFMESSAEREWLDKSEGDFKEFFEKLLKQNSATCGASEFLEHFNEQQTLFTHVVKANEEELLSIKKGNHTIIHCPISNRLLGNGALDLNEINKKNINWICATDGLSSNYKLDLFEEMKCALFMHSNMPLLPLAKQLISSVTKDAALALGINSGEIEEGKNADMLVLDLDKEPNDELAIHLILHRYNISQIYINGKLIPKKGA, encoded by the coding sequence ATGCAAATAATTACCCCAGAGTACATATTAACACCGCAAAACCTTCTTCGCAATTTTAGCGTTGCATTTGATAAAACCATACATAAAATCGCACCGCTTGAAGAGTTGAAAATTCTATTTCCAGATGCAAAAATTATTAAGCTACAGAAAAATTCTCTTCTTATGCCAGGACTTATAAATGCCCATGTACATGTAGAGTTTAGTGCAAACAAGACAGAGCTTTCATATGGAGATTTTATCCCTTGGCTCTATAGTGTACTTGAAAATAGAGAGACTCTTATAGAGGGGTGTAAAAAAGGGTGTATGAGAGAAGCTATCTCTTGTATGCTTGAGTCTGGAATCACAACTTTTGGGGCAATTAGCTCGCATGGAATGGATTTGGATGTATGCGCTGATGCAAAGCAAAATGTTGTTTTTTTCAATGAGCTAATCGGTTCTCAAGCAACTATGGCGGATGCCCTTTTCGCTGATTTTTTGGCAAGACTTGATGCTTCAAAGAGCGTAAATAGAGAGGGTTTTTACCCAGCCATTGCCATTCACTCACCCTACTCTGTTCATCCTATTTTAATTAAAAAAGCCCTTCAAATCGTAAAAAATGAGAACCTTAAACTAACTGCTCATTTTATGGAAAGCAGTGCTGAGAGAGAGTGGCTAGATAAAAGCGAGGGCGATTTTAAAGAGTTTTTTGAGAAGTTACTAAAACAAAACTCTGCTACATGTGGCGCTAGTGAGTTTTTAGAGCATTTTAATGAGCAACAAACTCTATTTACACATGTAGTAAAAGCAAATGAAGAAGAGCTACTGAGCATAAAAAAGGGCAACCACACTATAATCCACTGCCCTATTTCAAATAGACTTCTTGGCAATGGTGCGCTTGATTTGAACGAAATAAATAAGAAAAATATTAACTGGATATGCGCAACTGATGGACTTAGTTCAAACTACAAACTTGACCTTTTTGAAGAGATGAAGTGCGCTCTTTTTATGCACTCTAATATGCCTCTTCTGCCTTTAGCAAAGCAACTCATAAGCAGTGTAACAAAAGATGCAGCTTTAGCTCTTGGCATAAACTCTGGCGAGATAGAAGAGGGCAAAAATGCTGATATGTTAGTTTTAGATTTAGATAAAGAGCCAAATGATGAGTTGGCTATCCATTTAATACTTCATAGATATAATATCTCCCAAATTTATATCAATGGAAAACTTATTCCCAAAAAAGGTGCTTAA
- the aroQ gene encoding type II 3-dehydroquinate dehydratase has protein sequence MKIAVIQGPNLNMLGVREQQIYGSMKLEQIHAQMRDFAAQSGLEIEFFQSNLEGEIVDKIQECYGDVNGIIINAAAYTHTSIAIRDAISAVNLPTVEVHISNINRREEFRKQNMIAPVCTSSIVGFGPFGYHLAMVGMIQILNEIKAVQEMQKQQAPQAE, from the coding sequence ATGAAAATAGCAGTAATTCAAGGACCAAACTTAAATATGTTAGGTGTTAGAGAGCAACAAATTTACGGTTCTATGAAACTAGAGCAGATTCATGCTCAAATGAGAGATTTTGCAGCACAAAGCGGACTAGAGATAGAGTTTTTTCAAAGTAATCTAGAGGGTGAAATTGTAGATAAGATTCAAGAGTGCTATGGCGATGTAAACGGCATAATCATAAATGCAGCAGCATATACGCATACATCAATAGCTATACGTGATGCAATATCTGCGGTCAATCTTCCAACAGTAGAAGTTCATATCAGCAATATCAATCGTCGTGAAGAGTTTAGAAAACAGAACATGATAGCGCCAGTTTGTACATCATCAATTGTTGGGTTTGGGCCATTTGGCTATCACCTTGCAATGGTTGGTATGATTCAAATTCTAAATGAGATAAAAGCAGTTCAAGAGATGCAAAAACAACAAGCTCCTCAAGCAGAGTAG
- the folK gene encoding 2-amino-4-hydroxy-6-hydroxymethyldihydropteridine diphosphokinase, whose protein sequence is MFIERKLNDSLTIYKNLRFYKKEQKSFHRYRVTIGIGGNVGDVKRRFAHLETYFKRDKRVEFLQKSLILKNPPFGFMNQDDFFNSIIILKTSMQPMLFLNYLMRVEKKFGRKRSFANAPRTLDLDIIFFDERVVKKERLSIPHPEYSKRVSVLIPLKGLKK, encoded by the coding sequence ATGTTTATAGAGCGTAAATTAAACGATAGTTTGACTATCTATAAAAATTTACGTTTTTATAAAAAAGAGCAAAAAAGCTTCCATCGTTATAGAGTTACTATCGGTATAGGTGGAAATGTTGGCGATGTCAAAAGAAGATTTGCACATCTTGAAACATATTTTAAGAGAGATAAAAGAGTTGAGTTTTTGCAAAAATCGTTGATTTTAAAAAATCCTCCTTTTGGTTTTATGAATCAGGATGATTTTTTTAATTCAATAATTATATTAAAAACGAGTATGCAACCTATGCTATTTTTAAATTATTTAATGAGAGTTGAGAAGAAATTTGGACGTAAAAGAAGTTTTGCAAACGCTCCACGAACACTTGATTTGGATATTATATTTTTCGATGAGAGAGTTGTTAAAAAAGAGAGACTTTCCATTCCGCATCCTGAGTATTCAAAGAGAGTCAGTGTGCTAATTCCACTTAAAGGTTTAAAAAAATGA
- a CDS encoding DUF262 domain-containing protein, which translates to MALQLNAEQKYILKIFGDKTKYIIPPYQRAYTWTESECEELFEDLKTAFQKNKSEGYFIGNLVLATSARDEFEVIDGQQRLTTLIMLLKVLWAFDAKNRKLKNTIWILDDRTDAIIEQRVITNIFIERDSLSFNEVLDENYQYEKPQNKKDKFKTNIYFFYEKIKDFIDQDGNDIKDFIDFILYDVSLLPIFTEAENTAKAREKALKIFETMNNRGMPLDDSDIFKSNLYYMANRHNEQDTFVELWKSFDERCEAIDDKLKLRAFKIYSYMTRGEQGIKSSEIGLRDFFEKTEYSPFKKKTYREILDDLNRIVDSVEYFEETKQQSDNELAKWFQLIDLYTNAYPKDTVIVYLVKNNLNVGSDNTTKFAKSLVRQSYAKGSTTYIKHDMYDLVIKIMHEKWEVFYDKNYTCPYGFGRLYRGFELLEKYLDSNQLSVYPYKLKRRMYDMPGKATRELYERFFRGEQ; encoded by the coding sequence ATGGCTTTACAACTCAATGCAGAACAAAAATATATATTAAAAATTTTTGGAGATAAAACCAAATATATAATTCCTCCATATCAAAGGGCCTATACTTGGACTGAAAGTGAATGTGAAGAACTTTTTGAGGATTTAAAAACCGCTTTTCAAAAAAATAAATCAGAAGGCTATTTTATTGGCAATCTTGTACTTGCAACATCTGCCAGAGATGAATTTGAGGTTATAGATGGGCAGCAACGTTTAACCACATTGATTATGCTTTTAAAAGTTTTATGGGCATTTGATGCAAAAAATAGAAAGCTCAAAAATACCATTTGGATATTAGATGATAGAACAGATGCAATCATAGAACAAAGAGTCATAACAAATATTTTTATTGAACGGGATTCCCTATCATTCAATGAAGTTTTAGACGAAAATTATCAATATGAAAAACCACAAAATAAAAAAGATAAATTTAAAACAAATATCTATTTTTTCTATGAAAAGATTAAAGATTTTATTGATCAAGATGGAAATGATATAAAAGATTTTATAGATTTTATTCTTTATGATGTTTCGTTACTCCCTATTTTCACAGAAGCTGAAAATACTGCTAAAGCCAGAGAAAAAGCGCTGAAGATTTTTGAGACAATGAATAACAGGGGAATGCCACTTGATGATAGTGATATTTTTAAATCAAACCTCTATTATATGGCTAACAGGCATAATGAGCAGGATACTTTTGTTGAACTCTGGAAATCCTTTGATGAGCGATGTGAAGCAATAGATGATAAACTAAAACTTAGAGCTTTTAAGATTTATTCTTATATGACTAGAGGAGAACAAGGGATAAAGAGCTCTGAGATAGGCCTGAGAGATTTTTTTGAAAAAACGGAATACTCACCATTTAAAAAAAAGACATATAGAGAAATTTTAGATGATTTAAATCGTATTGTAGATTCCGTTGAATATTTTGAAGAAACAAAACAACAATCTGATAATGAACTTGCTAAATGGTTTCAACTTATAGACTTGTACACCAACGCTTATCCAAAAGATACAGTCATAGTTTATTTGGTCAAAAATAATTTAAATGTAGGTAGTGACAATACTACAAAATTTGCCAAATCACTTGTGAGACAATCGTATGCAAAAGGCTCTACAACATATATCAAACATGACATGTATGACCTTGTTATTAAAATAATGCACGAAAAATGGGAAGTTTTTTACGATAAAAACTATACTTGTCCTTATGGTTTTGGTAGGCTATATAGAGGGTTTGAGCTTTTAGAAAAGTATTTAGATTCAAATCAACTTTCAGTATATCCTTATAAATTAAAACGCAGAATGTATGACATGCCAGGAAAAGCCACCCGTGAACTTTATGAACGGTTTTTTAGAGGTGAGCAGTGA
- a CDS encoding heteromeric transposase endonuclease subunit TnsA: MSVRKIKKSYISCVGYFKSYKNNKQLAFESILERDFFMLLEFNKDVVSFEEQPLKINYKLKAKNTRYTPDVLVIYKDGSKKIFEVKYQSDIDSDTKLQHKISVLKEEIARQMSLPFETFTDAQIDQIYFKNCVFLYKNAFISESQTMTNKVLENINKLSEPISIKSFLELLSTNQTEQLQTLPYLWHKIFKEPSLINMHTKITMSSLILKGKIHE; this comes from the coding sequence ATGAGTGTCAGAAAAATAAAGAAGAGCTACATCTCTTGTGTCGGATATTTTAAAAGCTATAAGAACAACAAGCAATTAGCTTTTGAATCTATTTTGGAAAGAGATTTTTTTATGCTGTTAGAATTTAATAAGGATGTTGTTTCGTTTGAAGAACAACCACTGAAAATCAATTACAAGCTAAAAGCAAAAAACACAAGATATACCCCTGATGTACTAGTGATATATAAGGATGGCTCTAAAAAAATCTTTGAAGTTAAATACCAAAGTGATATAGATTCCGATACAAAACTACAACATAAGATATCTGTTTTAAAAGAAGAAATAGCCCGACAAATGTCACTTCCTTTTGAAACATTCACAGACGCACAAATAGACCAAATATATTTCAAAAACTGTGTTTTTCTCTATAAAAATGCTTTTATCTCTGAAAGTCAAACTATGACCAATAAAGTACTAGAGAATATCAATAAGCTTTCTGAGCCCATTTCTATCAAATCATTTTTAGAACTTTTATCAACCAATCAAACTGAACAATTGCAAACACTTCCCTATCTTTGGCATAAGATATTTAAGGAACCTTCTCTGATAAACATGCACACAAAGATTACTATGTCTTCTCTTATACTTAAAGGAAAAATTCATGAGTAA
- a CDS encoding Mu transposase C-terminal domain-containing protein — translation MSKLDLSIGSKVFYNNVEHIILKAVNFHTLSIAPTNNQNEIINVKIQDLSSKPQEEKTQLDSYTDEEWSEAKKKYNAIKELVFRKKSRDEVEEVAAKYKVTAMTVYRWIKTYEESEKISSLISSKHKRGKKGSRIEPLTNKVIEDVIEELYLTKQRIGFPKIFNTIKAECKKLNIIPPHENTVRNRIKTIDPKFALKKRFSAKKANEKYGNFEGEYPEGNFPLEVYQIDHTPLDIILVDSHSRKPLGRPYLTLAIDVYSRMVAGFYLSLQAPGYFSVSQCLYNAFLPKDDFLKKYDIQGEWEIYGIPSKYAVDNGKDLIGLDMQRVCDEFGMTMVRRPVGRPQYGSHVERIFLTINKEIHNLPGTTFSNIAEKAEYDSIKNATFTLDEITKWLTEFIVNVYHNRVHHGIGMTPRQKYSLGIFGDDENPGTGLPPIVEDRESIKIALLPAFYRTVQKDGITLDGITYYSDVLRTWINRDDEQGNKLKFKVKRDPLSIQKLYFFDPELKEYFELSYRKLHAPDMTVWDLYTAKRYLKENSIKDTNEDDLFDAYERLTHIEKQAKEKTAKHKIRKSKAPKMSDIKSKSKTESQVVKEKETKQADDVFHDLFDNIETFHIKE, via the coding sequence ATGAGTAAACTAGACCTTTCTATAGGTTCCAAAGTCTTCTACAATAACGTTGAGCATATCATATTGAAAGCCGTCAATTTTCACACCCTATCCATAGCTCCAACAAATAATCAAAATGAAATCATCAATGTAAAAATACAAGACTTATCTTCAAAGCCTCAAGAAGAAAAAACGCAACTAGACAGCTATACGGATGAGGAGTGGAGTGAAGCAAAAAAGAAATACAATGCTATTAAAGAGCTCGTCTTTAGAAAAAAGTCACGTGACGAAGTTGAAGAGGTAGCTGCTAAGTACAAAGTGACCGCTATGACCGTCTATCGTTGGATAAAGACCTATGAAGAATCAGAAAAAATCAGTTCACTAATCTCAAGCAAACATAAACGCGGCAAAAAAGGAAGTCGCATAGAGCCTTTAACAAATAAGGTCATTGAAGATGTTATAGAAGAACTCTATCTTACCAAACAAAGAATCGGTTTTCCGAAAATCTTCAACACCATTAAAGCAGAATGCAAGAAGCTCAACATAATCCCTCCACATGAGAACACTGTCCGCAATAGAATAAAAACAATCGATCCAAAATTCGCTCTGAAAAAACGTTTTAGTGCAAAAAAAGCGAATGAAAAATATGGGAATTTTGAAGGAGAATATCCAGAGGGAAACTTTCCTTTGGAAGTGTATCAGATAGACCATACTCCACTTGACATCATACTTGTTGACTCTCACTCAAGAAAACCTCTAGGAAGACCTTATTTAACACTGGCGATTGATGTATATTCCAGAATGGTTGCAGGATTTTATCTCTCCTTGCAAGCGCCCGGATATTTCAGTGTGAGTCAGTGTCTCTACAATGCTTTTTTGCCAAAGGATGATTTTCTAAAAAAATACGATATTCAAGGCGAATGGGAAATATACGGGATTCCTTCAAAATATGCAGTCGATAACGGCAAAGATCTAATAGGGCTTGATATGCAAAGAGTATGCGATGAATTTGGCATGACTATGGTTCGAAGACCCGTTGGAAGACCACAATACGGAAGCCACGTAGAGAGGATTTTTTTGACTATAAATAAAGAAATTCATAATTTACCAGGTACTACATTTTCCAATATAGCCGAAAAAGCTGAGTATGATTCCATCAAAAACGCAACTTTTACCCTTGATGAGATAACAAAGTGGCTCACGGAGTTTATCGTCAATGTTTATCATAACCGTGTACATCATGGAATAGGCATGACACCGAGACAAAAATACAGTTTAGGCATCTTTGGCGATGATGAGAATCCGGGTACAGGCTTGCCGCCAATTGTAGAAGATAGGGAGTCGATTAAAATCGCTCTCTTACCTGCATTTTACCGAACCGTTCAAAAAGACGGCATCACACTTGATGGTATTACGTACTATTCGGATGTTCTGAGAACTTGGATAAACAGGGATGATGAACAAGGCAATAAGCTAAAGTTTAAAGTCAAAAGAGACCCTCTGAGTATCCAAAAGCTTTACTTCTTTGACCCGGAACTCAAAGAGTATTTTGAGTTAAGCTACAGAAAGCTTCATGCTCCAGATATGACCGTATGGGATCTCTATACAGCAAAGAGATATCTAAAAGAGAATAGTATCAAAGATACAAATGAAGATGACCTCTTTGATGCTTACGAACGGCTTACACACATAGAAAAACAGGCAAAAGAGAAAACAGCCAAACATAAAATAAGAAAAAGCAAAGCACCTAAAATGAGCGACATCAAGTCAAAAAGCAAAACAGAGAGTCAAGTTGTAAAAGAGAAAGAGACCAAACAAGCTGATGATGTTTTTCATGACCTCTTTGACAACATAGAAACTTTTCACATTAAAGAGTAG
- a CDS encoding TniB family NTP-binding protein translates to MNIELTEETKKILDSSDEERIKYINEEYWIDYPIAQNILEKMEDIYNFGYGKTRYISILLVGGSNNGKTSLLKQFLEKHPPYDYNIDGEQPDWITDDFFDKYTGIGRPVLYVISPTEPSESRLYSIILEQLNIPYKTRDSLDVKAKLVEYYLKALNVRVLIIDEIHNILNGSPARQKQIMSAIRDLSSKLTMPVILAGVKEALRAVNTEDQISSRYRPEYLTKWKMDKDYISLLATTISKLPLKKQSTIINKDDAQEILELCNGYIGEIVNLIKAAAVYAIKTGSERVTINEIKECGFNTLQNIHKTMNLKDI, encoded by the coding sequence ATGAATATTGAACTAACAGAAGAAACAAAAAAAATACTTGACAGCTCTGATGAAGAGAGAATCAAATATATCAACGAAGAGTATTGGATTGACTATCCTATCGCTCAAAATATCTTAGAAAAGATGGAAGATATTTACAATTTCGGCTATGGCAAGACCAGATATATCAGCATCTTGCTTGTGGGTGGAAGCAACAACGGAAAGACATCTCTGCTCAAACAGTTTTTGGAGAAGCATCCGCCCTACGATTACAATATCGATGGCGAACAGCCTGATTGGATCACAGATGACTTCTTTGATAAATACACCGGTATTGGCAGACCTGTTTTATATGTCATCTCACCAACAGAACCAAGCGAGAGCAGACTCTACAGTATTATCTTGGAGCAATTGAATATACCCTATAAAACACGTGACTCCTTGGATGTAAAAGCTAAACTCGTAGAGTATTACCTCAAAGCTCTTAATGTCAGAGTCCTTATCATCGATGAGATTCATAACATTCTTAACGGCTCCCCTGCAAGACAAAAGCAGATTATGAGTGCTATAAGAGATTTAAGCAGCAAACTGACAATGCCCGTCATTTTAGCAGGAGTCAAAGAAGCTTTACGTGCCGTAAACACAGAAGATCAGATTAGCAGCAGATACAGACCGGAATATCTCACAAAATGGAAGATGGATAAAGATTACATCAGTCTCTTAGCCACCACAATAAGCAAACTGCCACTAAAAAAACAATCTACAATTATCAACAAGGATGATGCACAAGAGATTCTTGAACTATGTAACGGATATATTGGGGAGATTGTGAACTTGATTAAAGCAGCTGCCGTATATGCCATAAAAACAGGAAGCGAGAGAGTTACCATCAACGAGATAAAAGAGTGTGGATTTAATACTCTGCAAAATATTCATAAGACTATGAATCTCAAAGATATATGA
- a CDS encoding TniQ family protein: MIKKINFPELKNENFVIIPLPLEDELLSSWIVRTAYAHKTHPHTFTNQYLNYRQHSFFLAQSDLTLDPEMIKIIEEKSHHKIDIRSLILTTYSGYIQENIYENNPATFFTHQKYCPICLREDKVPYFRKKWRVVFYNICHKHQCRLYEHCPSCKTKLDTSQMYENRLPYTHCHHCGFELKKGRKLPIHKKHISSLEYQNKIFKTIENGYIQLGKTPVYSFLFFEVFSKLSKLILLNYKHKFIDKHPLFLLIKDAKHQNVNHPIFKKVDAKAQSALFGLIMYIFEDFPHNLKAYIQANRLTYYDLTTKVHNIPFWYESIVNDISPRYLPHSMTVTKEEVEHAEQYLKSIRKEINKANLTKLLGCNFGSNDNNLKNFIQQ, translated from the coding sequence ATGATCAAAAAGATAAACTTTCCGGAACTAAAAAATGAAAACTTTGTAATCATCCCTCTACCGCTTGAAGATGAACTGCTTTCCTCCTGGATAGTTCGCACGGCATATGCCCACAAGACGCATCCACATACTTTTACAAATCAATATCTAAACTACAGACAGCACTCTTTTTTTCTTGCTCAAAGCGATCTTACTTTAGATCCAGAGATGATTAAAATCATCGAAGAAAAAAGTCATCACAAAATAGATATTCGTTCCCTAATACTAACAACCTACTCAGGATATATTCAAGAAAATATCTATGAGAATAATCCAGCTACATTTTTTACCCATCAAAAATATTGTCCTATCTGTCTACGAGAAGACAAAGTGCCCTACTTTAGAAAAAAATGGCGGGTTGTTTTTTACAATATTTGTCATAAACACCAATGCCGCTTATACGAGCATTGTCCTTCTTGCAAAACAAAACTCGATACCTCGCAAATGTATGAAAACAGGCTACCTTACACACACTGCCACCATTGCGGATTTGAACTGAAAAAAGGAAGAAAACTACCGATTCATAAAAAGCATATTTCAAGTCTTGAGTATCAAAACAAGATTTTTAAAACTATAGAAAACGGCTATATCCAGCTTGGCAAAACTCCTGTCTACTCATTTTTATTTTTTGAAGTTTTTTCAAAACTATCCAAGCTTATACTCCTTAATTACAAGCATAAATTTATAGATAAACATCCATTATTTTTACTCATAAAAGATGCGAAACACCAAAATGTGAATCATCCTATATTTAAAAAAGTAGATGCAAAAGCACAATCAGCACTTTTTGGGTTGATTATGTATATATTTGAAGATTTTCCACACAATTTAAAAGCCTATATCCAAGCAAACAGGCTTACTTATTACGATTTAACGACAAAGGTACATAATATACCGTTTTGGTATGAGAGCATTGTTAATGACATTTCACCGCGATATCTGCCGCATAGCATGACAGTCACAAAAGAAGAAGTAGAACATGCAGAGCAATATTTAAAGTCAATACGCAAAGAAATAAACAAAGCCAATCTTACTAAATTACTAGGGTGTAATTTTGGTAGTAATGATAATAATTTAAAAAACTTCATTCAACAATAA
- the tnpA gene encoding IS200/IS605 family transposase yields the protein MLNSGFKRNRHSFYNLNYYLVVSIFEGKKIIYDTLEENLKNIILQNIDKHKCKLVDITIEEQSKVIIHFSAPPHIKLSSFVNNLKTVSSRLIRKDFKSLLERKDMGSHFWAMEYYIYT from the coding sequence TTGTTAAATAGCGGATTTAAAAGGAATAGACACTCATTTTATAACCTAAACTATTATTTAGTTGTAAGTATATTTGAGGGCAAAAAAATTATATATGATACACTAGAAGAAAATCTAAAAAATATCATATTGCAAAATATCGATAAGCATAAATGTAAGCTTGTAGACATCACAATAGAGGAACAGTCAAAAGTAATAATTCATTTTAGTGCCCCGCCTCATATAAAGCTATCTTCATTTGTCAATAATCTAAAAACTGTGTCTAGTAGATTAATAAGGAAAGACTTTAAATCTTTGCTTGAAAGAAAAGATATGGGGAGTCATTTTTGGGCTATGGAATATTATATTTACACTTGA